In the genome of Dehalococcoidia bacterium, one region contains:
- a CDS encoding aspartyl protease family protein → MGAFRVPLEIGNPQGQRREKVEALVNTGTTYTVVPASVLHRLGVEVWERHPFLLADGRQAEYAIGMARLRLEGRSQMCPVVFGEEGITPLLGVVTLEIFRLAVDPVGDGLSPCPS, encoded by the coding sequence GTGGGAGCCTTTCGTGTCCCCCTGGAGATAGGCAACCCCCAGGGACAACGCCGGGAGAAGGTAGAGGCCCTGGTGAACACAGGCACAACCTATACGGTAGTGCCCGCGTCGGTGTTGCATCGCCTGGGGGTTGAGGTGTGGGAGCGCCACCCCTTCCTTCTGGCCGATGGCCGGCAGGCTGAGTATGCCATCGGGATGGCGCGCCTGCGCCTAGAGGGGCGGTCGCAGATGTGCCCGGTGGTGTTCGGGGAAGAAGGGATAACCCCTCTGCTGGGCGTGGTAACCCTGGAGATTTTTCGCCTCGCCGTTGACCCCGTGGGCGACGGCTTGTCCCCGTGCCCGTCCTGA
- a CDS encoding TlyA family RNA methyltransferase — protein sequence MPHLRTRLDTLLVERGLAPTREKAQALVLAGQVLVDGQPARKPGQTVDPSAHVEVLAPLPYVSRGGIKLAHALDTFRISVEGKVCLDVGASTGGFTDCLLQRGARRVYAVDVGRGQLDLRLRRDPRVVVMEGVNARYPFPLPEPVDLITVDVSFISLRLVLPSVARHLGRGGTVLCLVKPQFEAPRQKVGKGGVVRDPTVHAQAIASVAVWAIGQGWRVRGITPSPILGDKGNREFFLWLEVPPVLP from the coding sequence ATGCCCCACCTCCGCACGCGCCTGGATACCCTTCTGGTGGAGCGGGGCCTGGCCCCCACACGGGAGAAGGCCCAGGCCCTGGTGCTGGCGGGCCAGGTGCTGGTGGACGGCCAGCCCGCCCGCAAGCCGGGGCAGACGGTAGACCCCTCGGCCCACGTGGAGGTGTTGGCCCCCCTGCCCTATGTGAGCCGGGGAGGCATCAAACTGGCCCACGCCCTGGACACCTTCCGCATCTCCGTGGAGGGGAAGGTGTGCCTGGATGTGGGGGCGTCCACCGGGGGCTTCACCGACTGCCTCCTGCAAAGGGGGGCGCGACGGGTCTATGCCGTAGATGTGGGGCGGGGGCAGTTGGACCTGCGCTTGCGCCGGGACCCCCGCGTGGTAGTCATGGAAGGGGTCAACGCCCGCTACCCCTTCCCCCTGCCTGAACCCGTAGACCTCATCACCGTGGACGTGTCCTTCATCTCCCTACGGTTGGTGCTGCCCAGCGTGGCCCGCCACCTGGGACGAGGGGGAACGGTGCTCTGCCTGGTGAAGCCCCAGTTTGAAGCACCACGGCAGAAGGTGGGAAAGGGGGGCGTGGTGCGCGACCCGACAGTGCACGCCCAGGCCATCGCCTCCGTCGCCGTGTGGGCCATTGGGCAGGGGTGGCGTGTGCGGGGGATTACCCCTTCCCCCATCCTGGGAGACAAGGGCAACCGCGAGTTCTTCCTATGGCTGGAGGTGCCCCCCGTGCTACCATAG
- the uvrB gene encoding excinuclease ABC subunit UvrB produces MPPFQVVAPFQPTGDQPQAIQRLAEGLRKGLRYQTLLGVTGSGKTFTMAHVIAQVQRPALVICHNKTLAAQLATELKEFFPHNAVEYFVSYYDYYQPEAYVPETDTYVEKETDINEEIDRLRHAATRALLTRRDVIIVASVSCIYGLGAPEEYYSFVAKVQKGERRSLQRLLRSLVDMQYERNDVDFRRGTFRVRGDTLDIFPAYEELAVRISFWGDEVERILHLDPLTGEVLADLEEIEIFPAKHFVTGREKLLQAIKGIEAELEERLRDLEAQGKLLEAQRLKQRTRFDMEMLEQVGYCTGVENYSCHLQGRHHPVHGKLAVACGAPPWTLLDYFPDDFICFIDESHMTVPQIRGMYGGDIARKQTLVDYGFRLPSAMDNRPLSFQEFEERLNQVVFVSATPGPYELAVSEQVVEQLIRPTGILDPTVEVRPTAGQVDDLIGEIRQRVERGERALVTTLTQRMAEELADYLQEVGIKAHYLHAEVETLERSEILRDLRLGVYDVVVGINLLREGLDLPEVSLVAILDADKEGYLRSETALIQTMGRAARHERGHVIMYADTITESMRRAIEETQRRRRIQEEYNRQHGIVPTSIRKAVRDITERVRQAAVAESKAPYVVHRQSLTKEETARLIKELERQMKEAARRLEFEKAALLRDQIYDLRRLLDDADPVQRKVRT; encoded by the coding sequence ATGCCCCCCTTCCAAGTGGTCGCCCCCTTCCAGCCCACGGGAGACCAGCCCCAGGCCATCCAGCGCCTGGCCGAGGGCTTGCGCAAGGGCCTGCGCTACCAGACCCTCCTGGGCGTTACCGGAAGCGGGAAGACCTTCACTATGGCCCATGTCATCGCCCAGGTGCAGCGCCCCGCCCTGGTCATCTGCCACAACAAGACCCTGGCCGCCCAACTGGCCACCGAGTTGAAGGAGTTCTTCCCCCACAACGCCGTAGAGTACTTCGTCTCCTACTACGACTATTACCAACCCGAGGCCTATGTCCCCGAGACGGATACCTATGTGGAGAAGGAGACGGACATCAACGAGGAGATCGACCGCCTGCGCCACGCTGCCACCCGCGCCCTCCTCACCCGACGGGATGTGATCATCGTGGCGTCTGTGTCGTGCATCTACGGCCTGGGCGCACCCGAGGAGTACTACTCCTTCGTGGCCAAGGTGCAGAAGGGCGAGCGCCGCTCCCTCCAGCGCCTGTTGCGCTCCCTGGTGGACATGCAGTATGAGCGCAACGATGTGGACTTCCGCCGGGGCACCTTCCGCGTGCGGGGGGATACCCTGGACATCTTCCCCGCCTACGAGGAACTGGCGGTGCGCATCTCCTTCTGGGGGGACGAGGTGGAGCGGATTCTCCACCTGGACCCCCTCACGGGCGAGGTGCTGGCCGACCTGGAGGAGATAGAAATCTTCCCCGCCAAGCACTTCGTCACAGGGCGGGAGAAACTCCTCCAAGCCATCAAGGGCATTGAGGCCGAACTGGAGGAGCGCCTGCGGGACCTGGAAGCTCAGGGCAAACTGTTGGAGGCCCAGCGCCTCAAACAGCGCACCCGCTTTGATATGGAGATGCTGGAGCAGGTGGGCTACTGCACCGGCGTGGAGAACTACTCCTGCCACCTGCAGGGGCGGCACCACCCTGTCCACGGCAAACTGGCCGTCGCCTGTGGCGCGCCCCCCTGGACACTCCTGGACTACTTCCCCGACGACTTCATCTGCTTCATAGACGAGTCCCATATGACGGTGCCCCAAATCCGGGGCATGTATGGGGGCGACATCGCCCGCAAGCAGACCCTGGTGGACTACGGTTTTCGCCTGCCCTCGGCTATGGACAACCGCCCCCTCTCCTTCCAGGAGTTCGAGGAGCGCCTCAACCAGGTGGTGTTTGTGTCTGCCACGCCCGGCCCCTACGAACTGGCCGTCAGCGAGCAGGTGGTGGAACAACTTATTCGCCCCACCGGCATCCTGGACCCCACTGTGGAGGTGCGCCCCACGGCCGGCCAGGTGGACGACCTCATTGGCGAAATTCGTCAGCGCGTGGAGCGGGGAGAGCGGGCGCTGGTGACCACCCTCACCCAGCGCATGGCCGAGGAACTGGCCGACTACCTTCAAGAGGTGGGCATCAAGGCCCACTACCTGCACGCCGAGGTGGAGACCCTGGAGCGCAGTGAAATCCTGCGCGACCTGCGCCTGGGCGTGTACGATGTGGTGGTGGGCATCAACCTCCTGCGGGAGGGGCTGGATCTGCCGGAGGTGAGCCTAGTGGCCATCCTAGACGCCGACAAGGAGGGCTACCTGCGCTCCGAAACGGCCCTCATCCAGACCATGGGGCGCGCCGCCCGCCACGAGCGGGGGCATGTGATTATGTATGCCGACACTATCACCGAGTCCATGCGGCGCGCCATAGAGGAGACCCAGCGCCGTCGGCGCATCCAGGAGGAGTACAACCGCCAGCACGGCATTGTGCCCACCTCCATCCGCAAGGCGGTGCGGGACATCACCGAACGGGTGCGCCAGGCGGCGGTGGCCGAGAGCAAGGCCCCCTATGTAGTGCACCGCCAGTCCCTCACCAAGGAGGAGACCGCCCGCCTCATCAAGGAACTGGAGCGCCAGATGAAGGAGGCAGCGCGCCGCTTGGAGTTTGAAAAGGCGGCGCTCCTGCGGGACCAGATT
- a CDS encoding MaoC family dehydratase, translated as MVVQAKGVTWESIRIGDALPSQTKRETQETIDAFGAFRRAILGPRREWKDLHSDPEFARGGIFGATVNMGIATADYFFQVLEQAFPHQALFSPHSRYTFKAVAPIYAGDTVTITGKVVDKRQEEGRNLVVCELTGVNQRGQVVYVGTATVHFP; from the coding sequence ATGGTCGTCCAGGCCAAAGGCGTCACTTGGGAATCCATCCGCATTGGGGATGCACTGCCGAGCCAGACCAAACGGGAGACCCAGGAGACGATTGACGCCTTCGGGGCCTTTCGGCGCGCCATTCTGGGCCCTCGGCGGGAGTGGAAGGACCTACACAGCGACCCTGAGTTCGCCCGCGGGGGTATCTTCGGGGCCACGGTGAACATGGGCATCGCCACGGCCGATTACTTCTTCCAGGTGTTGGAGCAGGCCTTTCCCCACCAGGCCCTGTTCAGCCCCCACAGCCGCTACACCTTCAAGGCGGTGGCCCCCATTTACGCGGGCGACACGGTAACCATCACCGGCAAGGTGGTGGACAAGCGCCAGGAGGAGGGGCGCAACCTGGTGGTATGTGAACTGACGGGTGTCAACCAGCGGGGGCAGGTGGTCTATGTGGGGACGGCCACTGTCCATTTCCCCTAA
- a CDS encoding MaoC family dehydratase N-terminal domain-containing protein: MVQEQERLYEWEVARIGDESPPIRIEVTADMIREYMKVCRYEHIPPADADLVAPPGMVFAYAPMRRDQAIAAAGYVAPEQAKTNPRATPYVGSQVTLYRPVRPGDVITSTTKTYAKYERKGNKFIDFLITAYNQRGEKVAEYIYTCLWHYAKGKVSPPGGDGGRSEGR; this comes from the coding sequence ATGGTCCAGGAGCAGGAGCGCCTCTACGAGTGGGAGGTGGCCCGTATTGGGGATGAATCGCCCCCCATCCGCATAGAGGTTACGGCTGATATGATACGGGAGTATATGAAGGTGTGCCGTTACGAGCATATCCCCCCTGCGGATGCCGACCTGGTGGCACCGCCGGGGATGGTGTTCGCCTATGCCCCCATGCGCCGCGACCAGGCCATCGCCGCAGCGGGCTATGTGGCCCCCGAGCAGGCCAAGACCAACCCCCGCGCCACGCCCTATGTCGGCTCCCAGGTTACCCTCTATCGCCCCGTGCGCCCTGGCGATGTCATCACCAGCACCACCAAGACTTACGCCAAATACGAGCGCAAGGGGAACAAATTCATCGACTTCCTTATCACCGCCTACAATCAGCGGGGGGAGAAGGTGGCGGAATACATCTACACTTGCCTGTGGCACTACGCCAAGGGGAAGGTGTCTCCCCCGGGGGGAGACGGGGGACGCTCGGAGGGGCGGTAA
- a CDS encoding CoA transferase, with translation MALGPLHGIRVVEHTHMYAGPYCCALLGDLGADVIKLEPVERGDRIRELPPFTPEGRFSYPFGVRNRNKRSLAVDLATPEGQAIAHRLVATADVFVHNIRPQTLERLGLSYARLREINPRLIFAGISGFGQHGPFKDLPGQDLQIQAMSGILSVTGYPDLPSTPIGDHIGDASGGVITALAILAALYHRERTGQGQEVHVSLLASLMALQHDRFSIFLNTGIVPPKRGMGSPVSPPPYGIWRCRDGQELALSSSRDDQWADFCTAIERPDLAQDARFATREQREAHRSLLAAILREVFLQKDRDTWVALLRRYNQWVVPVRDYAHIVADGDLQANGRIVETVHPQAGRIRALAFPADLHESPATVRRPAPLLGEHTRELLRELGYTNEEVDALYQRKVVR, from the coding sequence ATGGCGTTAGGGCCCTTGCACGGCATTCGGGTGGTGGAGCACACCCATATGTACGCCGGCCCCTACTGTTGTGCCCTTTTGGGCGACCTGGGGGCGGATGTGATCAAACTGGAGCCGGTGGAGCGGGGCGACCGCATTCGGGAGTTGCCTCCCTTTACCCCCGAGGGGCGGTTCTCCTACCCCTTCGGGGTGCGCAATCGCAACAAGCGGAGCCTAGCCGTGGACCTGGCCACCCCCGAAGGCCAGGCTATCGCCCACCGCCTGGTGGCCACCGCTGATGTGTTCGTGCACAACATCCGCCCCCAGACTTTAGAGCGCCTGGGGCTGTCCTACGCCCGTCTGCGGGAGATCAACCCCCGCCTCATCTTCGCCGGCATCTCCGGCTTTGGACAGCACGGCCCCTTCAAAGACCTGCCCGGCCAAGACCTGCAGATTCAGGCTATGAGCGGCATTCTGAGCGTAACGGGCTATCCCGACCTGCCTTCTACCCCCATCGGCGACCACATCGGGGATGCCTCGGGGGGTGTGATCACCGCCTTGGCCATCCTGGCCGCCCTGTACCATCGGGAGCGCACGGGCCAGGGGCAGGAGGTGCATGTGTCCCTCTTGGCCAGCCTCATGGCCCTCCAGCACGACCGCTTCTCCATCTTCCTCAACACGGGGATAGTGCCCCCGAAGCGGGGGATGGGATCCCCGGTCAGCCCGCCCCCCTATGGCATCTGGCGGTGTCGGGATGGCCAGGAACTGGCCCTCTCCTCCTCCCGCGACGACCAATGGGCCGATTTCTGCACGGCCATTGAACGCCCCGACCTGGCCCAGGATGCCCGTTTCGCCACCCGGGAGCAGCGGGAGGCCCACCGAAGCCTTTTGGCCGCTATCCTGCGGGAGGTGTTCCTCCAGAAGGACAGGGACACGTGGGTGGCTCTTCTGCGGCGGTATAACCAATGGGTGGTGCCTGTGCGGGATTATGCCCACATCGTGGCCGACGGCGACCTGCAGGCCAATGGACGCATCGTGGAGACGGTGCATCCCCAGGCGGGGCGCATCCGTGCCCTGGCCTTTCCCGCCGATCTCCACGAGTCCCCGGCCACAGTGCGTCGCCCTGCCCCCTTGCTCGGAGAGCACACCCGCGAACTTTTGCGGGAACTGGGCTACACCAACGAAGAGGTGGACGCCCTCTACCAACGGAAGGTGGTGCGGTAA